Proteins co-encoded in one Halorussus vallis genomic window:
- a CDS encoding nucleoside phosphorylase, with translation MTGDSEDPNDEVQYHIEVGEGDVADAVLLPGNPERIEKITQFWDSAEEMGAHREYRTVTGDYEGTPISVTSTGIGSPSAAIAVEELARVGAETFIRVGSCGAIQPGMDVGDLVITTGGVRQEGTSDAYVREDYPAVADFEVVSALVAAAERLGYDYHTGITMSADSFYAGQGRPGFEGFEALGSDELVEGLKAANVKNIEMEASAILTLANIYGLRAGAVCSVFANRETGEFLTEGENRAAETASLAVKLLAQMDEVKAEAGVDRWHPGLSLE, from the coding sequence ATGACCGGCGACAGCGAGGACCCCAACGACGAGGTCCAGTACCACATCGAGGTGGGCGAGGGCGACGTGGCCGACGCGGTGCTCCTCCCCGGCAACCCCGAGCGCATCGAGAAGATCACCCAGTTCTGGGACTCCGCCGAGGAGATGGGCGCCCACCGCGAGTACCGGACCGTCACCGGCGACTACGAGGGGACGCCGATCAGCGTCACCTCGACGGGCATCGGCAGTCCCTCGGCGGCCATCGCGGTCGAGGAACTCGCCCGGGTCGGCGCCGAGACGTTCATCCGCGTGGGGTCCTGCGGCGCCATCCAGCCCGGGATGGACGTCGGCGACCTCGTCATCACCACCGGCGGGGTCCGCCAGGAGGGAACCAGCGACGCCTACGTCCGCGAGGATTACCCCGCGGTGGCCGACTTCGAGGTGGTTTCGGCGCTCGTCGCGGCCGCCGAGCGACTCGGCTACGACTACCACACCGGCATCACGATGAGCGCCGACAGCTTCTACGCCGGGCAGGGTCGCCCCGGTTTCGAGGGCTTCGAAGCGCTCGGGAGCGACGAACTCGTCGAGGGACTCAAGGCCGCGAACGTCAAGAACATCGAGATGGAGGCCAGCGCCATCCTGACGCTGGCGAACATCTACGGCCTGCGGGCCGGCGCGGTCTGCTCGGTGTTCGCCAACCGCGAAACCGGCGAGTTCCTCACCGAGGGCGAGAACCGGGCCGCCGAGACGGCGAGCCTCGCGGTGAAACTGCTCGCGCAGATGGACGAGGTGAAAGCCGAAGCGGGCGTCGACCGCTGGCATCCGGGCCTGAGCTTGGAGTAA
- a CDS encoding pyridoxal phosphate-dependent aminotransferase produces MTMKFSDRIQRVEPSATLAISNLASELEAEGADVVDLSVGEPDFPTPENVVEAGKAAMDAGHTGYTPSNGIPELREAIAEKLADDGLNYSSDEIIVTPGAKQSLYEAVQTLVDDGDEVVLLDPAWVSYEAMVKLAGGTLNRVDLSPHDFQLEPALDALGEAISDDTELLVVNTPSNPTGAVYSDAALEGVRDLAVEHDVTVISDEIYAEITYDGAETTSLGTLDDMAERTVTVNGFSKAYSMTGWRLGYFAAPEELISQAGKLHSHSVSCATNFVQHAGVEALRNTDEAVTEMVEAFAERREYLLGRLDEEGVVAPEPDGAFYLMMEVDEDDQRWCEQALEEAHVATVPGSAFGAPGYARVSYANSLERIGEAIERLTDAELL; encoded by the coding sequence ATGACCATGAAGTTCAGCGACAGAATCCAGCGCGTCGAACCGAGCGCCACGCTCGCCATCAGCAACCTCGCATCCGAACTCGAAGCCGAGGGCGCGGACGTTGTCGACCTGAGCGTCGGCGAACCCGACTTCCCCACGCCCGAGAACGTCGTCGAGGCCGGCAAGGCGGCGATGGACGCGGGCCACACCGGCTACACCCCCTCGAACGGCATCCCGGAGCTCAGGGAGGCCATCGCCGAGAAACTGGCCGACGACGGCCTCAACTACTCGTCCGACGAGATAATCGTCACGCCCGGCGCGAAGCAGTCGCTCTACGAGGCCGTCCAGACGCTCGTCGACGACGGCGACGAGGTCGTCCTGCTGGACCCCGCGTGGGTTTCCTACGAGGCGATGGTGAAACTCGCGGGTGGAACGCTGAACCGCGTCGACCTCTCGCCCCACGACTTCCAACTCGAACCCGCACTCGACGCTCTCGGCGAGGCGATTTCGGACGACACCGAACTGCTCGTCGTCAATACCCCGAGCAACCCCACCGGCGCGGTCTACTCCGACGCCGCGCTCGAAGGCGTCCGGGACCTCGCGGTCGAACACGACGTGACGGTCATCAGCGACGAGATTTACGCCGAAATCACCTACGACGGCGCGGAGACGACCAGCCTGGGGACGCTCGACGACATGGCAGAGCGCACCGTCACGGTCAACGGCTTCTCGAAGGCCTACTCGATGACCGGGTGGCGACTCGGCTACTTCGCTGCCCCCGAGGAGCTGATTTCGCAGGCCGGAAAGCTCCACTCTCATTCGGTTTCCTGCGCGACCAACTTCGTCCAGCACGCGGGCGTCGAGGCCCTGCGCAACACCGACGAGGCGGTCACCGAGATGGTCGAGGCGTTCGCCGAGCGCCGCGAGTACCTGCTCGGGCGACTCGACGAGGAGGGCGTCGTCGCCCCCGAACCCGACGGCGCGTTCTACCTCATGATGGAGGTCGACGAGGACGACCAGCGGTGGTGCGAGCAGGCGCTCGAAGAGGCCCACGTCGCGACCGTGCCGGGCAGCGCCTTCGGCGCGCCCGGCTACGCCCGCGTCTCCTACGCCAACAGCCTCGAGCGCATCGGCGAGGCCATCGAGCGACTGACCGACGCCGAACTGCTGTAA
- the ribH gene encoding 6,7-dimethyl-8-ribityllumazine synthase, translating to MVTLGLVVSRFNREVTERMESHAREAAAEHGAEIAETVHVPGAYDTPLAADRLARRDDIEAVAVVGTIVTGDTDHDRVIGDAAAQGLTDVSLDRDTPVALGITGPGMSGAEARERESKGADAVKSAIDLAEGLPA from the coding sequence ATGGTTACTCTCGGGCTCGTCGTCTCGCGGTTCAACCGCGAGGTGACCGAGCGGATGGAATCACACGCCCGCGAAGCCGCCGCCGAGCACGGCGCCGAGATCGCAGAGACGGTCCACGTGCCGGGGGCCTACGACACGCCGCTGGCCGCCGACCGCCTCGCCCGGCGCGACGACATCGAGGCGGTCGCGGTCGTCGGCACCATCGTGACCGGCGACACCGACCACGACCGGGTCATCGGCGACGCCGCCGCCCAGGGGCTGACCGACGTGAGCCTCGACCGCGACACCCCGGTCGCGCTCGGCATCACGGGGCCCGGGATGTCAGGCGCCGAAGCGCGCGAGCGCGAGTCGAAGGGCGCCGACGCGGTGAAGAGTGCCATAGACCTCGCGGAGGGACTCCCAGCATGA
- a CDS encoding flippase activity-associated protein Agl23, with amino-acid sequence MSTDDTPASGFGRARRSATALGRVIGTRTAAVLVAVTLVSLSLRLYGLGTRVFHWDEARVGYWILRYAETGDWQYHAIIHGPFLYHVNKYLFQWFGASDFLARMPVAVITGLLPLSAWLFRERLRRTEMVALALLFALNPVLLYYSRFMRNDALLAALMVFALGFFVRLADTRKPRYFYAGVLAVAVAFTTKENVLVYVLTWAGAAYLLFDARLVMAAGWDERRRVVGNGIRTARGRYRWFGHLALALVVFFAVVVFFYAPRAGSSSGIGLWKAFANPGMLPDVVGAATVGAWKEFYGTWAGGKQDHTYLPFLKDYATFLWEGAAAVSLFSAVGFLVDRYRGERPRDLVAFCFYWGFVSVFGYPLITDISAPWAAIHAVVPLAIPAAVGLAVLARWGAEAVADGDGVSAALSILLVLLVAGQVVATAADVTYVHPQDHYLDGGQTNENDLVQYGQPADGIRPTLQTVGYVARHNDGVDVLYYGSDFYVQDESENDDWAAGGGWYKRLPIPWYTEKAGASVDSTDDPSRLDGGDVPPVVVARASDSHLVEKRLSGYVAYEHELTLWGSETVFYVREDALPPGAPRAASDG; translated from the coding sequence ATGAGTACGGACGACACGCCCGCGAGCGGGTTCGGCCGGGCCCGCAGGTCGGCCACCGCTCTCGGCCGGGTAATCGGAACGCGGACGGCGGCGGTGCTGGTCGCGGTGACGCTGGTGTCGCTATCGCTGCGGCTGTACGGACTCGGGACGCGGGTCTTCCACTGGGACGAGGCCCGAGTCGGCTACTGGATTCTCCGGTACGCCGAAACCGGCGACTGGCAGTACCACGCCATCATCCACGGCCCGTTCCTCTACCACGTGAACAAGTACCTCTTCCAGTGGTTCGGCGCGAGCGACTTCCTCGCTCGGATGCCGGTCGCGGTGATAACCGGCCTGCTTCCGCTGTCGGCGTGGCTGTTCCGCGAGCGCCTCCGGCGGACCGAGATGGTCGCGCTCGCGCTACTGTTCGCGCTCAACCCCGTCCTGCTCTACTACTCGCGGTTCATGCGCAACGACGCACTGTTGGCGGCGCTGATGGTGTTCGCGCTCGGTTTCTTCGTCAGGTTGGCCGACACCCGCAAGCCGCGCTACTTCTACGCGGGCGTCCTCGCGGTCGCAGTGGCGTTCACCACGAAGGAGAACGTCCTGGTCTACGTGCTGACCTGGGCCGGCGCGGCCTACCTGCTGTTCGACGCGCGACTCGTCATGGCGGCCGGGTGGGACGAACGGCGGCGGGTCGTCGGAAACGGAATCCGGACGGCCCGCGGGCGATACCGGTGGTTCGGCCACCTCGCCCTCGCGCTCGTCGTCTTCTTCGCCGTCGTGGTGTTCTTCTACGCGCCGCGCGCGGGGAGCAGTTCGGGAATCGGCCTCTGGAAGGCGTTCGCGAACCCGGGGATGTTGCCGGACGTGGTCGGCGCGGCCACCGTGGGCGCCTGGAAGGAGTTCTACGGGACGTGGGCCGGCGGGAAGCAGGACCACACCTACCTCCCCTTCCTGAAGGACTACGCGACCTTCCTCTGGGAGGGCGCGGCCGCGGTGTCGCTGTTCTCGGCGGTCGGCTTCCTCGTCGACCGCTACCGGGGCGAACGCCCGCGGGACCTCGTCGCCTTCTGTTTCTACTGGGGGTTCGTGAGCGTCTTCGGCTATCCGCTCATCACCGACATCTCCGCGCCGTGGGCGGCGATTCACGCCGTCGTCCCGCTGGCGATTCCGGCGGCGGTGGGCCTGGCCGTCCTCGCGCGCTGGGGTGCGGAGGCGGTCGCCGACGGCGACGGGGTGAGCGCGGCGCTCTCGATTCTGCTCGTGTTGCTCGTCGCCGGGCAGGTCGTCGCTACCGCGGCCGACGTCACGTACGTCCACCCCCAGGACCACTACCTCGACGGCGGCCAGACGAACGAGAACGACCTCGTCCAGTACGGCCAACCCGCCGACGGCATCCGGCCGACGCTCCAAACGGTCGGATACGTCGCCCGGCACAACGACGGCGTCGACGTGCTCTACTACGGGTCGGACTTCTACGTACAGGACGAGTCCGAGAACGACGACTGGGCGGCGGGCGGCGGGTGGTACAAGCGACTGCCGATACCGTGGTACACCGAGAAGGCCGGTGCGAGCGTCGACAGCACCGACGACCCCTCGCGCCTCGACGGCGGGGACGTCCCGCCGGTCGTCGTCGCCCGGGCGAGCGACAGTCACCTCGTCGAGAAACGACTCTCGGGCTACGTCGCGTACGAACACGAACTCACCCTCTGGGGGAGCGAGACGGTGTTCTACGTCCGGGAAGACGCTCTGCCGCCCGGCGCGCCCCGAGCGGCGTCGGACGGGTGA
- a CDS encoding 5-(carboxyamino)imidazole ribonucleotide synthase: protein MSDAETLSVVGGGQLGRMLAEAAAPLGVELVVLDPTPECPASPVARDQIVGDFDDEEAVRELAERADYLTYEIELADPDLLETVEAEYDVPVHPDPATLRTIQDKLVQNRRLAEAGIPVPDFRPVDDRADLEAAVEAYGYPVMLKARKGGYDGRGNAPVEGPADLDLLDELDGPAVAEQFVEFEREVSVIGVRGVDETATFPLGENVHREEILRETVVPARTDEDVAERARKVAADVLNVLSGRGVFGIELFETDEGEILVNEVAPRPHNSGHYTIEGALTSQFEQHARAVTGRPLGATDLRSPTVSANVLGDVEESRPTDLPAGVESVLATPGASLHWYGKHEVRPLRKMGHFTLVGDRDADVERLLAEARELRDDVTFVSDDEASEEPRP from the coding sequence ATGAGCGACGCAGAGACTCTCAGCGTCGTCGGTGGCGGACAGCTCGGTCGGATGCTCGCCGAGGCGGCCGCGCCGCTCGGCGTCGAACTGGTCGTCCTCGACCCGACGCCCGAGTGCCCGGCCTCGCCGGTCGCCCGCGACCAGATCGTCGGCGACTTCGACGACGAAGAAGCGGTCCGGGAACTGGCGGAGCGCGCCGACTACCTGACCTACGAAATCGAACTGGCCGACCCCGACCTGCTGGAGACCGTCGAGGCGGAGTACGACGTGCCGGTCCACCCCGACCCGGCGACGCTCCGGACCATCCAGGACAAACTGGTCCAGAACCGCCGACTGGCGGAGGCGGGGATTCCGGTCCCCGATTTCCGGCCGGTCGACGACCGCGCCGACCTCGAAGCCGCGGTCGAGGCGTACGGCTACCCGGTGATGCTGAAGGCCCGCAAGGGCGGCTACGACGGCCGGGGGAACGCCCCGGTCGAAGGTCCGGCAGACCTCGACCTGCTCGACGAACTCGACGGACCCGCGGTCGCCGAGCAGTTCGTGGAGTTCGAGCGCGAGGTGTCCGTAATCGGCGTGCGCGGCGTCGACGAGACGGCGACGTTCCCGCTCGGCGAGAACGTCCACCGCGAGGAGATTCTCCGCGAAACCGTGGTCCCCGCCCGCACCGACGAGGACGTGGCCGAACGCGCCCGCAAGGTCGCCGCGGACGTGCTCAACGTACTGTCGGGTCGCGGCGTATTCGGTATCGAACTGTTCGAGACGGACGAGGGCGAGATTCTGGTCAACGAGGTCGCCCCGCGCCCGCACAACTCCGGCCACTACACAATCGAGGGCGCGCTGACCTCACAGTTCGAACAGCACGCCCGCGCGGTGACCGGCCGACCGCTCGGCGCGACCGACCTCCGGAGTCCGACGGTGTCGGCGAACGTCCTAGGGGACGTCGAGGAGAGCCGACCGACCGACCTCCCCGCGGGCGTCGAGTCGGTGCTGGCGACGCCGGGCGCGAGCCTCCACTGGTACGGGAAGCACGAGGTCCGGCCCCTGCGGAAGATGGGCCACTTCACGCTGGTCGGCGACCGCGACGCCGACGTCGAACGACTGCTGGCCGAGGCGCGCGAACTGCGCGACGACGTGACCTTCGTCTCGGACGACGAAGCGAGCGAGGAACCACGACCATGA
- the purE gene encoding 5-(carboxyamino)imidazole ribonucleotide mutase, which translates to MSELQRLIDDLRAEAERDRNPESTPEVGIVMGSDSDLDVMSGAHDALTELGFEEVTDYDDPPEARYTFETYVVSAHRTPGLMYAYAETAEARGLDVIIAGAGGKSADLPNMTASLAYPLPVVGVPVQEKSVSSVIGMPTGAPIVAVDAGKSFNAALSAVQVLAREHDDLRERLVDYHDELQAGVADVSRRLHEQGTERFRENR; encoded by the coding sequence ATGAGCGAACTCCAACGACTCATCGACGACCTGCGCGCGGAGGCCGAGCGCGACAGAAACCCCGAGAGCACCCCCGAAGTCGGCATCGTGATGGGGAGCGACTCGGACCTCGACGTGATGTCGGGCGCCCACGACGCGCTGACCGAACTGGGTTTCGAAGAGGTCACCGACTACGATGACCCGCCCGAGGCGCGCTACACCTTCGAAACGTACGTCGTCTCGGCCCACCGGACGCCCGGACTGATGTACGCCTACGCCGAAACCGCGGAGGCCCGCGGCCTCGACGTGATAATCGCGGGCGCCGGCGGCAAGTCGGCCGACCTGCCGAACATGACCGCCTCGCTGGCGTACCCCCTGCCGGTGGTCGGCGTGCCGGTCCAGGAGAAGTCGGTGTCGTCGGTCATCGGGATGCCCACCGGCGCGCCCATCGTCGCGGTCGACGCCGGCAAGTCGTTCAACGCGGCGCTGTCCGCGGTCCAGGTGCTCGCGCGCGAGCACGACGACCTCCGGGAGCGACTGGTCGACTACCACGACGAACTCCAGGCCGGCGTCGCCGACGTCTCTCGCCGACTCCACGAACAGGGGACCGAGCGGTTCCGCGAGAACCGGTAG
- a CDS encoding NADH-quinone oxidoreductase subunit A — translation MNPWIAIGALALVGLLIPLGMMAVSSLLRPTVPEKGKTAVYESGEVPTGGTRIRFNIQYYMVALLFVVFDIETVLIFPWTVIYQRAVSMEGVGLVKALGPMLVFIAVLVVGLGWAWRNGAVRWVKNPTQRSVERQ, via the coding sequence ATGAATCCATGGATAGCCATTGGGGCGCTGGCGCTGGTGGGGCTGCTGATACCGCTGGGAATGATGGCGGTCTCCAGTCTCCTCCGGCCCACTGTGCCCGAGAAAGGAAAAACCGCCGTGTACGAGAGCGGCGAGGTCCCGACGGGCGGCACCCGGATTCGGTTCAACATCCAGTACTACATGGTCGCGCTGCTGTTCGTCGTCTTCGACATCGAGACCGTCCTCATCTTCCCTTGGACGGTCATCTACCAACGAGCGGTCTCGATGGAAGGCGTCGGACTCGTCAAGGCGCTCGGCCCGATGCTGGTGTTCATCGCCGTCCTCGTCGTCGGCCTCGGTTGGGCGTGGCGTAACGGCGCAGTTCGGTGGGTCAAGAACCCCACTCAACGGAGCGTGGAACGACAATGA
- a CDS encoding NADH-quinone oxidoreductase subunit B, whose amino-acid sequence MSNEPRDAIHGSTAPQTKTREARMEGVDNRFNSKLREAFGSSPFILTKFDKFMNWVRGSSMFMLQFGIACCSIEMMHTYAVKHDLDRFGSGVPRASPRQADVMIVPGTIVSKFAPRMKRVYDQMPEPKFVVNMGSCAISGGPFQEGYNVIKGAEEVIPIDIHVPGCPPRPEALVYGVVKLQERIANGESSPVTVKPYELEQFGDLERDELVEKFADEIDEDTLVMRYNWADSP is encoded by the coding sequence ATGAGCAACGAACCACGGGACGCAATTCACGGGAGTACAGCACCGCAGACCAAGACGCGCGAGGCGCGGATGGAGGGCGTCGACAACCGGTTCAACTCGAAGCTTCGAGAGGCGTTCGGCTCCTCGCCGTTCATCCTCACGAAGTTCGACAAGTTCATGAACTGGGTGCGGGGCTCGTCGATGTTCATGCTGCAGTTCGGTATCGCGTGCTGCAGCATCGAGATGATGCACACTTACGCGGTTAAGCACGACCTCGACCGCTTCGGGTCGGGCGTCCCCCGGGCGTCGCCCCGGCAGGCGGACGTGATGATCGTGCCCGGGACTATCGTCTCGAAGTTCGCCCCGCGGATGAAGCGGGTCTACGACCAGATGCCCGAACCCAAGTTCGTCGTCAACATGGGTTCGTGCGCCATCTCGGGCGGCCCGTTCCAGGAGGGCTACAACGTCATCAAGGGCGCCGAGGAGGTCATCCCCATCGACATCCACGTCCCCGGTTGCCCGCCGCGGCCCGAGGCGCTCGTCTACGGCGTCGTCAAACTGCAGGAGCGCATCGCGAACGGGGAGTCGAGTCCGGTGACGGTCAAGCCCTACGAACTCGAACAGTTCGGTGACCTCGAACGCGACGAACTCGTCGAGAAGTTCGCCGACGAAATCGACGAGGACACCCTCGTCATGCGCTACAACTGGGCTGATTCGCCATGA
- a CDS encoding NADH-quinone oxidoreductase subunit D, with translation MSSQEEHTGEMQVAGVDYDAIEDLLGDHVIRRESHLNAEGFVIRPDEVAATLRILRDDAGFDHLSMVTAQDYEDRYETIYHLTKFDDRTQEVSVVVPTDPENPVSESAAEVYKTANWQEREAYDLVGVEYDGHPDLRRILLPETWQGHPLSSDYDQDKPQIVTLQEHVNPLAESTKGSESDTMFLNIGPHHPATHGVLHLKTTLDGEQVADVEPDIGYLHRCEEQMAQQGTYRHQIMPYPDRWDYSSAGLLNEWAYARVAEDLNDIEVPEYAQIIRTMGAELCRIAAHMLALGTFCLDIYGDFTAIFMYAMRDREIVQNILEDLTGQRMMFNYFRLGGVVWDLPEPREEFFEKIRDFLDDLPEVLEEYHDLITGNEIFQKRTIGTGVLEPETARQYGCTGPVARASGIDYDLRRDDPYGYYDELDWDVVTEDGKDNYARLLVRMREVEESAKIISQCVDLLEDWPEDERNIQANVPRTLKPDPDTEVYRAVEGAKGELGIYIRSDGTDKPARFKIRSPCFCNLSALNRMSKGEYVPDLVATLGSLDVILGEVDR, from the coding sequence ATGAGTTCCCAGGAAGAACACACCGGGGAGATGCAGGTCGCGGGCGTCGACTACGACGCCATCGAGGACCTGCTCGGCGACCACGTCATCCGGCGCGAGAGCCACCTCAACGCCGAGGGGTTCGTGATTCGGCCGGATGAGGTGGCCGCCACGCTGCGAATCCTCCGCGACGATGCGGGCTTCGACCACCTCTCGATGGTCACCGCCCAGGACTACGAGGACCGCTACGAAACCATCTACCACCTGACGAAGTTCGACGACCGGACCCAGGAGGTCAGCGTGGTCGTGCCGACCGACCCGGAGAACCCGGTGAGCGAGTCGGCGGCCGAGGTCTACAAGACGGCCAACTGGCAGGAGCGGGAGGCCTACGACCTGGTGGGCGTCGAGTACGACGGCCACCCCGACCTGCGGCGCATCCTGCTGCCGGAGACGTGGCAGGGCCATCCCCTGTCGTCGGACTACGACCAGGATAAACCCCAGATCGTCACGCTCCAAGAGCACGTCAACCCCCTCGCCGAGAGCACGAAGGGCAGCGAGTCCGACACGATGTTCCTGAACATCGGACCGCACCACCCGGCGACCCACGGCGTGCTCCACCTGAAGACGACGCTGGACGGCGAGCAGGTCGCGGACGTCGAACCCGACATCGGCTACCTCCACCGTTGCGAGGAGCAGATGGCCCAGCAGGGCACCTACCGCCACCAGATCATGCCGTACCCCGACCGATGGGACTACTCGTCGGCGGGACTGCTCAACGAGTGGGCGTACGCGCGGGTGGCCGAGGACCTGAACGACATCGAGGTGCCCGAGTACGCCCAGATCATCCGGACGATGGGCGCGGAGCTGTGTCGCATCGCCGCGCACATGCTCGCGCTCGGGACGTTCTGTCTGGACATCTACGGGGACTTCACGGCGATCTTCATGTACGCGATGCGGGACCGCGAGATCGTCCAGAACATCCTCGAGGACCTCACCGGCCAGCGGATGATGTTCAACTACTTCCGACTCGGCGGCGTGGTCTGGGACCTGCCCGAACCCCGCGAGGAGTTCTTCGAGAAGATTCGGGACTTCCTCGACGACCTGCCGGAGGTCCTGGAGGAGTACCACGACCTCATCACGGGCAACGAGATCTTCCAGAAGCGCACCATCGGCACGGGCGTCCTCGAACCCGAGACGGCTCGGCAGTACGGCTGTACCGGGCCGGTCGCCCGCGCGTCGGGCATCGACTACGACCTGCGCCGCGACGACCCCTACGGCTACTACGACGAACTCGACTGGGACGTCGTCACCGAGGACGGCAAGGACAACTACGCCCGCCTGCTCGTCCGGATGCGCGAGGTCGAGGAGTCGGCGAAGATCATCAGCCAGTGCGTCGACCTGCTCGAAGACTGGCCCGAGGACGAGCGCAACATCCAGGCCAACGTGCCCCGGACGCTCAAGCCCGACCCCGACACCGAGGTCTACCGCGCCGTCGAAGGCGCGAAGGGCGAACTCGGCATCTACATCCGAAGCGACGGCACCGACAAGCCCGCGCGGTTCAAGATCCGGAGCCCGTGCTTCTGTAACCTCTCGGCGCTCAACCGGATGAGCAAGGGCGAGTACGTGCCCGACCTCGTCGCCACCCTCGGCAGCCTCGACGTGATTCTCGGGGAGGTGGACCGATGA